The nucleotide window CATGAAGACCTTCGCGCCCACCGTCCACTCCTGGTGCAGGTCCTTCACCAGGAACGAGGCGACGATCATGCGCACCCGGTTGTGCACGTAGGCCTCGCCGAGCATCTGCCGCATGCCGGCGTCGATGATCGGGAAGCCGGTGCGGCCGGTGCGCCAGGCCTCGAGCAGCTCGTCGGCGTGCGGGCCGGAGTCGTAGGCCATCGACTGCAGTTCGGGCTTCAGGTAGGCGCGGGCGGAGTCGGGACGGTGCCAGAGGACGTCGGCGTAGAAGTCCCGCCAGGCCAGCTCGTCGGTGTAGCGGCGGACCGACTCTCCGCCGTCGTCGTGCGCGGCCAGGTCGGCGACCAGCGTGCGCGGGTGCACGCAGCCGTACTTCAGGTAGGCCGAGAGCCGGCTCGTGCCGTTGGTGCCGGGGGTGTTGCGGCCCTCGGCGTACCCGAGCAGCCGCTCGTCGCGGAAGTGCGCCCAGGCGTCGAGCCCGGCGGCCTCACCGGCCGGGGGCAGTCGGACGCCGTCCAGCTCGGGCCGCGGGGGCGGGTCGTCGGAGCGCACCCCGGTCGCCCACGGGACGTCGTCCGGGCGCGGGGCGGGTGCGTGCCAGCCGTGCTCGCGCCAGGCGCGGGTGAACGGGGTGAAGACCTTGAACGGGGTGCCGTCGTTCTTCACCACCCGGCCGGGGGCGACCAGGTACGGCGAGCCCGTCCGCACGAAGGGGACGTCGCCCAGCGCCTGCTCGACCGCCGTGTCGCGCTGCCGGCCGTACGGGCCGGCGTCGGCGGTGAGGTGCACCGACCCCGCGCCCAGCTCCTCGACCAGCCGGGGGAGCACCTGGGCGGGGTCGCCGGTGCGGAACACCAGCGCCCCGCCGGTCTGCTCGCGCAGGTCGGCGAGGCAGTCGAGCAGGAAGGCCCGGCGCGGGTCGCCCGCGGGACCGTAGATGCGGTCGTCGAAGACGAACACCGGCAGCACGCTGCCGTCGGGACCGGCCGCCTCGATCGCGGCCAGCAGTGCCGGGTGGTCGGTCAGCCGGAGGTCGCGGCGGAACCAGAGGACAGCGGTGGGCACGCCGCTGAGCCTAGGCAACCCGGTTGCGCACCGCAGGTCAGCTGGCGGCGGCGACCAGCCCGAACGTGGGCCGGTCGGCCTCGGCGACGAGATCGAGGTCGGCGGGGTGGTCGAGCAGGTACTTGCGGATGAACGAGCAGTAGGGGAGCACGTGCAGGTGGCGCTCCCGGGCCGAGGTCAGCACGCCGGCGACCAGCTGCGTGCCCAGCCCGCGGCCGCCCATCGCCGGGTCGACCTCGGTGTGCGGGAGGGTCATCAGCTCGTCGTCGACGTGGTACGTCGCGAAGCCGACGACGCGGTCGTCGTCCCGGATCTCGAACCGTCCCCGCTCGGGGACGTCGACCACGGTGATCTCCATCTGGGTTCTCCACCTCCCGCGGCGCCGGCGTCGTTGCCGGGGCATGTGCGTGTTGGACAAGGTAACTGTTGCGACACGTTGCCGCCCGCATCTGTTCCGACGCGTTGGAGGGCGGGGAGGTTCCCTCGGTCCGGACGGCCGCCCGCTAGCCTCGTCCCCGCACACCCCGGTCGGGAGCGCTGCTCGCGCGCCCGACGAGCCCCCGTAGCTCAGGGGATAGAGCATCGGTTTCCTAAACCGTGTGCCGCAGGTTCGAATCCTGCCGGGGGCACCACGACGAGCGCGCCGGCTCCACCGGCGGCCCGCGACCTCACGTACCGCGCCCGCAGTAGTCGGGTCACCGCGTGCGGATGACGACCGCAGCTCCGCCCGCGACCAGGGTCTTCCTCATCAGGTCCGCACCGCGGACCACGGTCACCGAGGGGTCCCGATGTCCAGGTTCTTGTCCCGGGTCGGCGCGTTCAGCGCCGGTCACCGCGGGGTGGTGGCGGTCGCGTGGGTGCTGGTCACCGCCGTCTTCGCCCTGCTCACCGTCACCGGCGCGAAGTTCTCCGACTCCGCCTTCTCCATCGCGGGTGCGGAGTCCACCACCGCCCTGGCCACCATGGAGCGCGAGTTCCCGGAGCGGGTGGCCCCGGACGAGGGCGAGCTGCTGCTGGTCGTGCAGGCCGCCGACGGCGCCACGGTCACCGACGCCGCCTCCGCCGCGCTGGTGGGCGACCTGGTCGCCCGCGCCCAGGACGTGCCCAGCGTGCTCAGCGCCTCGGACCCCTTCGACGAGCAGCAGCCCTTCGTCTCCGAGGACGGGACGGTCGCGGTCTCCACCCTGGCCGTCGAGCTCGAGACCGACGGTGCGGAGGTCGACCAGGCGCGGGTGGAGGCCGACCTGCGGGCCGCCGCTGCCGACCTCACCGCGGCTGGGCTCCGGCTCGAGGTGGGCGGCGCGCTGGAGGACGGTCCGCCGGAGATCCTCGGGCCGACCGAGGCCGTCGGCGCGGTCGTCGCCTTCGTCGTCCTGCTGATCACCTTCGGGTCGCTGGCCGCGGCCGGCGCCAACATGCTCATGGCCCTGGCCGGTGTGGCCGTCGGGGTGCTCGGCGTCCTCGGCTGGTCGGCGACCGGCGAGGGCATCCAGTCCACGACGCTGGTGCTGGCCGTGATGCTGGGCCTGGCGGTCGGGATCGACTACACGCTCTTCATCCTGTCCCGCTTCCGCGACGAGCTGCGGGCCGGGCTGGACACCAGGGCCGCCATCGCCCGGGCCACCGGCACCGCCGGCTCCTCGGTGGTCGTCGCCGGCGCCACCGTGGTCATCGCCCTGGCCGGCCTGGCCCTGGTCCGGATCCCCTTCATCACCGAGATGGGCCTGGGTGCGGCGTTCGGTGTGGTCGTCGCGGTCCTGCTCTCCCTCACCGCCGTCCCCGCCGTGCTCGCCGGCATGGGCCGCAAGGCACTGCCGAAGCGTGAGCGGGACGGGGCCGCAGCTCCGCGGGAGGACAGCCGGGCGATGACCGCGCTCTCCTCCTGGGTGCACGGTGTCGTCCGCCGTCCGGTCGTCTTCCTGGTCGCCGGCACCGCGGTCGTCGCCGCACTGGCCGCCCCGGCCCTGGGCATGGCCACCGAGCTCGACGTGCCCGGCGGGGTCGACCCGGCCAGCTCCCAGCGCGCCGCCTACACGATCGTCAGCGACGCCTTCGGCGCCGGTGAGCAGGACCCGCTGATCGTGCTCTTCGAGGGCGCCGACCCGGTCGGTGCCGCCGAGGCCGCCACGGCCACCATCACCGGCACCGCCGGCGTGGTCGACGTCAGCCCGCCACAGGTCGCCGACAGCGGCGACGTCGCCTTCCTCGCCGTCACCAGTGAGTTCGGACCCGCCGACGCCCGCACCAGCACGCTGGTCGAGGACCTGCGCAGCCAGCTGCAGACGGTCGAGGGCGCCACCGCCTCGGTCACCGGCCAGACCGCGGTGGACGTCGACGTCAACGCCCAGCTCGCCTCCGGACTGGTGCTCTACCTGATCGCGGTCAGCGCCTTCTCGATCCTGCTGCTCACGCTGGTGTTCCGCTCGATCGCCATCCCGCTGCTGGCCACCGTGGGCTTCCTGATGTCGCTGGCCGCCGGCCTCGGCGTCACCACGCTGGTCTTCCAGGACGGGGTCGCCGGCTCGCTGTTCGGGCTGGAGGAGTCCCGGCCGATCGCCAGCCTGGTGCCGATCATCGTGGTCGGGGTGCTCTTCGGCCTCGCGATGGACTACCAGGTCTTCCTGGTCTCCCGGATCCACGAGGCGCACCGGCGGGGGCTGTCCACCCGGCAGGCCGTCGTGGCCGGCTTCGGTCAGGCCTCCCCGGTGGTGCTGGCCGCGGCGACGATCATGGCTGCGGTCTTCGCCGGGTTCGCCCTCAGCGGCGGCGACCCGATGGTCTCCTCGATCGGGCTGGCGCTGGCGGTGGGCGTGCTCGTCGACGCCCTCCTGGTCCGGATGGTCCTGGTCCCTGCGGCGCTGGAGCTGATGGGCGAGGCCAGCTGGTGGATCCCGCGCTGGCTGGACCGGGTCCTGCCCGACCTGGACGTCGAGGGCCACGGCCTCACCGCGGACGACGAGGCCGACGACGCCGAGGTCGAGCGCGACCGGCAGCCGGAGCTCGTCGGCTGACCCCCGCGACCCCGACCGACCGACCGGCGGTGAGCCCCACTGGGTTCACCGCCGGTCGGCGTTCGACCCGCCCGAGCGGTCAGGCGTTGGACGCCGCCACCGCGGGTCCTTAGATTCCAGCTCGCCCCATCACGAGAAGAGCCCAGTCCTCCCATGCCCGCCCTGCCCGAACGTCCGAGACCCGCCCGGCAGCCCCGTGGTCCGGGCGTGATGCTGCACCGTGCCGACCCCTGGACGCTGGCGGCGACCGGCCTGGTCGTCATCGCCCTGGTCGCCGGGCTGGTGAGCACCCTCAAGGCCGGCCCCGTCGACCGCGACGAGGTCATCGCCGTCCTGGCGCTCGGCGTGGTGGGCCTGCTGACCGCGGTCCGTGACACCTGGGTCACCCCGGTGGCCGCGGCCGTGCTCGTCGCCGCCGAGGTGCGCGACCCGGCACCGGCGGCGACCTGGGCCGTGGCCGGCGGGCTGCTGCTGCTGTTCTCCCTCCGCCGCCCCCGGCTGGACGCGCTCGCCGCCGGAGTGGTGTTCGCCGTGGCCGCCGCCCTGGCCGACCTGCCGTGGACAGACGGCGTCCTGGGCGGGGGTTCCTTCGGCCTGATCACGCTGGCCGCCGCGGCGGTGGGCATCGGGCAGTGGGTGCAGGCCCAGCGCCGCTACATGGCCGCCGAGCTGGGTCGCCGGCAGGAGGAGGCCGAGCGCCGCCGGCAGGAGGTCACCCGGCACGTGGCCGAGGAGCGGCTGCGGATCTCCCGCGACCTGCACGACAGCGTCGCCCACCACTTCGCCGTGGTCAGCATCCAGACCAACCTGGCCCGCGCCCAGCTGACGGCGTCCCCGGCCGCCGCCGACCGGGCGCTGCAGGACGTGCAGACCGCGGCCCGCAGTGCCCTGGAGGAGCTGCAGCTGTT belongs to Modestobacter sp. L9-4 and includes:
- a CDS encoding deoxyribodipyrimidine photo-lyase, translating into MPTAVLWFRRDLRLTDHPALLAAIEAAGPDGSVLPVFVFDDRIYGPAGDPRRAFLLDCLADLREQTGGALVFRTGDPAQVLPRLVEELGAGSVHLTADAGPYGRQRDTAVEQALGDVPFVRTGSPYLVAPGRVVKNDGTPFKVFTPFTRAWREHGWHAPAPRPDDVPWATGVRSDDPPPRPELDGVRLPPAGEAAGLDAWAHFRDERLLGYAEGRNTPGTNGTSRLSAYLKYGCVHPRTLVADLAAHDDGGESVRRYTDELAWRDFYADVLWHRPDSARAYLKPELQSMAYDSGPHADELLEAWRTGRTGFPIIDAGMRQMLGEAYVHNRVRMIVASFLVKDLHQEWTVGAKVFMEHLVDGDLASNQHGWQWVAGTGTDSSPYYRVFNPVTQGKKFDPDGTYVKQWVPELRDLDPKYVHEPWTAPGGIPAGYPAPIVDHAHERLVSLDRYNAVRAQ
- a CDS encoding MMPL family transporter, whose translation is MSRFLSRVGAFSAGHRGVVAVAWVLVTAVFALLTVTGAKFSDSAFSIAGAESTTALATMEREFPERVAPDEGELLLVVQAADGATVTDAASAALVGDLVARAQDVPSVLSASDPFDEQQPFVSEDGTVAVSTLAVELETDGAEVDQARVEADLRAAAADLTAAGLRLEVGGALEDGPPEILGPTEAVGAVVAFVVLLITFGSLAAAGANMLMALAGVAVGVLGVLGWSATGEGIQSTTLVLAVMLGLAVGIDYTLFILSRFRDELRAGLDTRAAIARATGTAGSSVVVAGATVVIALAGLALVRIPFITEMGLGAAFGVVVAVLLSLTAVPAVLAGMGRKALPKRERDGAAAPREDSRAMTALSSWVHGVVRRPVVFLVAGTAVVAALAAPALGMATELDVPGGVDPASSQRAAYTIVSDAFGAGEQDPLIVLFEGADPVGAAEAATATITGTAGVVDVSPPQVADSGDVAFLAVTSEFGPADARTSTLVEDLRSQLQTVEGATASVTGQTAVDVDVNAQLASGLVLYLIAVSAFSILLLTLVFRSIAIPLLATVGFLMSLAAGLGVTTLVFQDGVAGSLFGLEESRPIASLVPIIVVGVLFGLAMDYQVFLVSRIHEAHRRGLSTRQAVVAGFGQASPVVLAAATIMAAVFAGFALSGGDPMVSSIGLALAVGVLVDALLVRMVLVPAALELMGEASWWIPRWLDRVLPDLDVEGHGLTADDEADDAEVERDRQPELVG
- a CDS encoding GNAT family N-acetyltransferase; amino-acid sequence: MEITVVDVPERGRFEIRDDDRVVGFATYHVDDELMTLPHTEVDPAMGGRGLGTQLVAGVLTSARERHLHVLPYCSFIRKYLLDHPADLDLVAEADRPTFGLVAAAS
- a CDS encoding sensor histidine kinase, which produces MLHRADPWTLAATGLVVIALVAGLVSTLKAGPVDRDEVIAVLALGVVGLLTAVRDTWVTPVAAAVLVAAEVRDPAPAATWAVAGGLLLLFSLRRPRLDALAAGVVFAVAAALADLPWTDGVLGGGSFGLITLAAAAVGIGQWVQAQRRYMAAELGRRQEEAERRRQEVTRHVAEERLRISRDLHDSVAHHFAVVSIQTNLARAQLTASPAAADRALQDVQTAARSALEELQLLLGVLREESDAVPLLPDVSSEDVDELVASYRRTGLDVESAGADVLALLPAPARAAVYRVLQEALTNAHRYGDGRASATFAHVDQEVQLTVRNAIDPSAVAISHGGGRGLPGMRERIADLGGVVQAGAEARDFVVRARVPLSPDPVAQRGSSAERVA